A genomic region of Haliotis asinina isolate JCU_RB_2024 chromosome 1, JCU_Hal_asi_v2, whole genome shotgun sequence contains the following coding sequences:
- the LOC137277560 gene encoding uncharacterized protein yields MSVKSRQEVISCEAVQYECGICLREFSTSWCLQMHIKTHSEQNSFDCHECGMIYPDFSALCEHLKVHIFGADPVEQDTEPPCISACHDPMSQTEGNQIRNTSKSHLICVTCDKSFGSLKALKLHSRIHRRKKVAQTEEPDNLSTGKTVRTTKYECNQGGIEKEDSQNVKTKRDRPNKNQNKPQAHFSKDGKKFRCEVCAIKLSSRSLMEKHILVHQTGHFHCSQCDRSFLTQSDLKDHENVHNTVENSPISHVLVVEDHVKAVELVVEEEKGFSCIVCGKTFNSKQKAHVHILCHKKRKGRYKLKMSKRQQSNSGSDTSLRRKDVSDFHANAGVGASHMTHGPENTSQSFCCGECKEQFGTQDELVHHQNLHIRDHTIALMRILKPGTNLDVSIAETQTLLNAVHSASDLVQTTIKETTFRNTSIQDKVSPAIQHPENSQPDKATESHPLKNLLKTFPNVQCNAKVVLERLENEALLVRNGGEKISRLSTKHENEGNKSVQQITSGKNGASDTNQGTGVGCKMKETVSNNDKVLREGGDYSDDGDNNTFHDEDDIDHIENTHYSVSVKGSNDLMTSEPAQDVVTAENEQEKMSAESPHKNVSAKHVNDSMLTQNSKGNTPKLSGVAKCILENVVEKGDMFSCRICEVEFTQLQKAKNHVRIHVSKKRFECKFCPAKFVYASKLLSHQAKHMSQNLSAEKKTRLTTRCHYEIAGNEFICKICNKSFITKRKVQGHVRYHLLEDTYQCRFCQKCFRKKYSLYVHEKTHPEAAAEEGSKSTSMDDRHVEDGELKEVKLKFKRGKYKEYIEPEDDILKCKLCASTFKNNKQIIDHFRSHFAERKFWCPICSAAFKRNTHLVVHMKAHDRGNIKMPSVRITEGVKESINTEKNKEVKMNQENKNKDGVELTVGVPIHTQGTKDQRDVGSGGLPGLPLGDTLVNVSVSANKGQQANVATLSQEDLSCSKIAGDETSSLEDNLRQSSCSCRPTSTTTEIVKCPSLNDADGASSSGEEGHLLTELPESTVTGKETFSYIKRELADNRSGVAVDFTDGDDDGEQKDMTQAVAAAVAACVKDGTESDPKAQIDPHSITAQVEMLPAASDDGGDDDGDDDGMIDADDVSDDNDSDSDFKYDPYMDCDSDISSEDVSPIRSGIPTVKYLYESPSDCHADEMEIEEPNINVSSGSKNQDGPSRNKQDTIQHKMCSPKNKKSKSSNKPNLKDKTASKERGRRVITQDSSVRMTQLVNQRENLRKEITKGQGQEGDTDLHHHDHEYENRECQVGSKTAKTGEECSLVETASSDSSLSSQMYQTEYTIEAGGSFRCAFCDKVFKSLLSIRNHLSVEHDLFRCKTCIAAFQTHQELMKHNEENKHLQLRVLSNRNIESKMEIVGGMFKCTLCLKTFLDKEKCALHVRHHLTAFKYICDICSQACKSRSVLAIHMSRHNNSCIYECKVCFKKYPNMGSMRFHEKSHSEEEKINILNYVKCETCGDLCFNRKMLEKHVLQHKDKHSCDFCKRSFSTHSGLVNHQSLEQHYKCKHCGKTYKDQKYLKKHIQCVHIQPDTHMCDKCGKTLSSLAGLRAHMVLHTGTSKFQCSICKLKFQHAGKLEHHMKAHEAGGGLCDLCNKFFRNKIGLNVHRMMHQALEAAGIDFGNPKGLLMREHSEYTCPCCKKTTGTVEQLQQHIKHHFLERRFKCTMCDMAFFTKYYLETHIRIHNKDFRFQCDQCPRKFASSNFLNNHIKKIHLKSDRGTFPCDICKKIFRTKEGVASHRKRLHKERVRNHPCDQCDMSFFSSSELKAHKPTHSTERAFMCDLCGMSYKTKYMLRDHMLRHEGRKDFKCDLCGKEFYLKAYLKIHLRNHKNERNFKCDICDKGFNHPNSLADHRRIHTGEKPYKCNFCDRKFTDRSARRTHQMSHKMSTKKKDNDDL; encoded by the exons ATGTCAGTCAAATCCAGACAGGAGGTAATCTCCTGTGAGGCTGTCCAGTATGAGTGTGGCATCTGTCTCCGGGAGTTCAGCACCTCCTGGTGTCTACAGATGCACATCAAGACTCACTCAGAACAAAACTCCTTCGACTGTCATGAATGTGGGATGATTTACCCGGACTTCTCTGCTCTCTGTGAGCATCTGAAGGTCCACATTTTTGGGGCAGATCCTGTTGAGCAGGACACAGAACCTCCATGCATCAGTGCCTGTCATGACCCTATGTCTCAGACAGAGGGAAACCAGATAAGAAATACTTCCAAATCTCATCTAATTTGTGTGACCTGTGACAAGAGTTTTGGTTCCTTAAAGGCCCTGAAACTTCATTCAAGAATCCACAGAAGAAAGAAGGTAGCACAAACAGAAGAACCTGATAATCTGTCTACAGGCAAAACTGTAAGGACAACTAAGTATGAATGTAACCAAGGTGGTATTGAGAAGGAAGATTCACAGAATGTGAAGACCAAGAGAGACAGGccaaacaaaaatcaaaacaaaccaCAGGCTCATTTCTCGAAAGATGGCAAGAAATTTAGATGTGAGGTATGTGCTATAAAGCTCAGTTCCAGATCCTTGATGGAGAAGCACATATTGGTCCATCAGACAGGACACTTTCACTGCAGTCAGTGTGATAGGTCTTTCTTAACTCAATCTGATTTGAAAGATCATGAAAATGTTCATAACACAGTTGAGAATTCTCCAATATCCCATGTGCTTGTAGTTGAAGACCATGTGAAGGCTGTGGAGCTTGTGGTGGAAGAAGAAAAGGGGTTTTCATGCATAGTGTGTgggaaaacatttaatagcaaaCAAAAGGCACATGTTCACATACTGTGTCACAAGAAGAGAAAAGGGAGATATAAACTGAAGATGTCAAAAAGGCAACAGTCAAATTCTGGAAGTGATACTTCACTGAGAAGAAAAGATGTGTCTGACTTTCATGCAAATGCTGGAGTTGGTGCTTCACACATGACTCATGGACCTGAAAATACTTCACAGTCATTTTGTTGTGGAGAATGTAAAGAACAGTTTGGTACACAAGACGAGTTGGTACACCACCAGAATCTTCACATCCGAGATCACACCATTGCCCTGATGAGAATCCTGAAGCCAGGTACAAACCTCGATGTGTCCATTGCTGAGACACAAACACTTCTTAATGCTGTGCACTCAGCTTCAGATTTGGTACAAACAACCATCAAGGAGACTACATTCAGAAACACTTCAATTCAGGACAAAGTATCACCTGCCATTCAGCATCCGGAGAACTCTCAACCAGATAAAGCAACTGAGTCACATCCTCTAAAAAATCTACTCAAAACCTTCCCAAATGTTCAGTGCAATGCTAAAGTTGTCCTGGAACGTCTTGAAAATGAAGCCCTGCTTGTTCGGAATGGAGGTGAAAAAATTTCCAGACTTTCAACAAAACATGAGAATGAAGGGAATAAAAGTGTGCAGCAGATAACATCTGGAAAAAATGGTGCAT CGGACACAAATCAGGGAACTGGGGTTGGTTGTAAAATGAAGGAAACAGTGTCTAACAATGATAAAGTGTTGCGAGAAGGTGGAGATTACAGTGATGATGGTGACAATAATACTTTTCATGATGAAGATGACATTGATCATATTGAAAATACTCATTACTCAGTCTCGGTTAAAGGTTCAAATGATTTGATGACATCTGAACCTGCTCAGGATGTTGTCACAGCTGAGAATGAGCAAGAGAAAATGTCAGCTGAAAGTCCACACAAAAATGTGTCGGCCAAACATGTCAATGACTCCATGTTGACTCAAAATTCAAAAGGTAATACTCCAAAACTGAGTGGTGTTGCAAAATGTATCCTGGAAAATGTAGTTGAAAAGGGAGACATGTTTTCATGCAGGATTTGTGAAGTGGAGTTTACTCAACTGCAGAAAGCCAAGAATCATGTCCGAATTCATGTCTCAAAGAAACGATTTGAATGCAAGTTTTGCCCGGCTAAATTTGTATATGCATCAAAGCTTCTTTCCCATCAAGCAAAGCACATGTCTCAAAACCTGTCTGCTGAAAAGAAGACAAGACTGACGACCAGGTGTCATTATGAGATTGCAGGGAATGAATTCATATGCAAAATTTGTAACAAGTCGTTCATCACAAAGCGTAAGGTACAGGGTCATGTCCGCTATCATCTTCTGGAAGACACTTACCAGTGCAggttttgtcaaaaatgcttCAGAAAGaagtattctttgtatgttcATGAAAAGACTCATCCTGAAGCTGCTGCAGAAGAGGGTTCCAAGAGCACGTCCATGGATGATAGACATGTTGAAGATGGGGAACTGAAGGAGGTTAAGCTCAAGTTTAAACGAGGAAAGTACAAGGAGTATATAGAGCCTGAGGATGATATTCTCAAGTGTAAACTCTGTGCAAGTACTTTTAAGAATAACAAGCAAATAATTGACCATTTCAGGAGTCATTTTGCAGAGAGAAAATTCTGGTGTCCAATTTGCTCAGCAGCTTTCAAGAGGAATACTCATTTAGTTGTTCATATGAAAGCTCATGACCGGGGAAATATAAAAATGCCCAGTGTGAGAATCACCGAAGGTGTCAAGGAAAGCATAAATACGGAAAAGAATAAGGAAGTGAAAATGAATCAGGAAAACAAGAATAAAGATGGTGTTGAGTTAACTGTTGGTGTTCCCATACACACACAAGGTACTAAAGATCAGCGAGATGTTGGTAGCGGTGGTCTCCCAGGGTTGCCTTTAG GTGATACCTTGGTTAATGTTTCTGTGAGTGCAAACAAAGGGCAACAAGCAAACGTTGCAACATTGTCACAGGAAGATCTGAGTTGCAGTAAAATAGCAGGTGATGAGACATCAAGTCTTGAAGACAACTTGAGACAAAGTAGCTGCAGTTGTCGTCCTACTTCCACAACTACAGAAATAGTCAAATGTCCTTCACTGAATGATGCTGATGGAGCTTCATCATCTGGTGAGGAGGGACACCTGTTGACAGAACTCCCAGAGTCCACTGTAACTGGAAAGGAAACTTTTTCCTATATTAAAAGAGAATTAGCTGATAATAGGTCTGGAGTGGCTGTTGATTTCACTGATGGAGACGATGATGGGGAACAGAAAGACATGACTCAAGCAGTTGCAGCTGCTGTTGCTGCCTGTGTTAAAGATGGGACAGAATCCGATCCTAAGGCCCAAATAGATCCACACTCTATTACCGCACAAGTTGAGATGTTGCCTGCTGCTtcagatgatggtggtgatgatgatggtgatgatgatggtatgattgatgctgatgatgtcagtgatgataATGATTCTGACAGTGACTTTAAGTATGATCCGTATATGGACTGTGATTCCGACATATCCAGTGAAGATGTTAGCCCTATTCGAAGTGGAATACCCACAGTTAAATATCTGTATGAGTCTCCATCTGACTGCCATGCTGATGAAATGGAAATAGAGGAACCTAACATCAATGTGTCTTCAGGATCAAAGAACCAGGATGGTCCATCTAGGAACAAGCAGGATACAATACAACACAAGATGTGCAGTCCAAAGAACAAAAAATCAAAGTCTTCAAATAAACCAAATTTAAAAGATAAAACTGCATCAAAAGAACGAGGGAGAAGGGTCATAACACAGGACTCGAGTGTAAGGATGACCCAACTTGTCAATCAGAGAGAAAACTTGAGGAAGGAAATTACCAAAGGTCAAGGACAGGAGGGAGATACTGaccttcatcatcatgatcatgagtATGAAAATCGTGAATGTCAAGTTGGATCTAAAACAGCCAAGACAGGAGAAGAATGTTCACTTGTGGAGACTGCATCTTCTGACAGTAGTCTTTCATCTCAGATGTACCAAACTGAGTATACAATTGAGGCAGGGGGTTCCTTCCGATGTGCCTTCTGTGATAAAGTCTTTAAATCTCTGCTCAGCATTAGGAACCACCTCAGTGTGGAACATGACCTCTTCCGCTGCAAGACTTGCATTGCTGCCTTCCAGACTCATCAGGAGCTTATGAAACACAATGAGGAAAACAAACACTTGCAGTTAAGAGTTCTGAGCAACAGAAACATTGAATCTAAAATGGAAATAGTTGGGGGGATGTTTAAATGCACTCTTTGTCTAAAAACGTTTTTAGACAAGGAAAAGTGTGCACTTCATGTGAGACATCACCTGACTGCCTTCAAATATATCTGTGACATCTGTTCTCAGGCCTGTAAGTCCAGGTCTGTTTTGGCTATTCATATGAGCAGACACAATAACAGCTGCATTTATGAGTGTAAAGTTTGTTTCAAAAAGTATCCAAACATGGGAAGTATGAGATTTCATGAAAAGAGCCACAGTGAAGAGGAAAAAATTAACATTTTGAACTATGTCAAGTGTGAAACATGTGGGGATCTTTGTTTCAACAGGAAGATGTTGGAGAAGCATGTCTTGCAGCACAAAGACAAGCATTCCTGTGACTTTTGTAAAAGATCCTTTTCTACACACAGTGGCCTAGTGAATCATCAGTCACTGGAACAGCATTACAAGTGCAAACATTGCGGGAAGACATACAAAGATCAGAAGTATCTTAAGAAACACATCCAGTGTGTCCACATACAACCGGATACTCACATGTGTGATAAATGTGGCAAGACCCTCAGCAGCTTGGCAGGGCTTCGAGCCCATATGGTTCTTCATACGGGGACTTCCAAATTTCAATGCAGCATTTGTAAATTGAAATTTCAGCATGCAGGTAAACTGGAACATCATATGAAGGCTCATGAAGCTGGTGGAGGTCTTTGTGACTTGTGTAATAAGTTTTTCCGAAACAAGATAGGTCTCAATGTCCACAGGATGATGCATCAGGCTCTGGAAGCAGCAGGGATAGATTTTGGTAATCCGAAAGGGTTGCTGATGCGAGAGCACTCCGAGTACACATGCCCATGTTGTAAGAAGACTACTGGGACTGTGGAGCAGCTACAGCAGCACATTAAGCATCACTTTCTTGAAAGGAGGTTCAAATGTACCATGTGTGATATGGCCTTTTTTACCAAATATTACTTGGAGACACATATAAGAATCCACAACAAGGACTTTAGATTTCAATGTGATCAGTGTCCAAGAAAATTTGCCTCGTCCAACTTCCTGAATAACCATATCAAGAAGATCCATCTCAAGTCTGACAGGGGCACATTTCCATGTGATATTTGTAAGAAGATTTTCAGAACAAAGGAAGGTGTTGCCAGTCATAGGAAGAGGCTTCATAAGGAGCGTGTTCGGAATCATCCATGTGATCAGTGTGATATGAGCTTTTTTTCTTCGTCTGAATTAAAGGCACATAAGCCGACTCACTCCACTGAGAGGGCATTTATGTGTGACCTCTGTGGCATGAGTTATAAGACAAAGTATATGTTGAGGGATCACATGCTCAGACATGAAGGACGGAAGGACTTTAAGTGTGATTTGTGTGGAAAAGAGTTCTATCTGAAAGCTTATTTGAAGATTCATCTGAGAAATCACAAAAATGAGCGGAATTTTAAGTGTGACAtttgtgacaagggtttcaatCATCCTAATTCTCTAGCTGACCACAGGCGAATTCATACTGGGGAGAAACCATACAAGTGTAACTTCTGTGATCGGAAGTTCACAGATAGGTCAGCAAGGAGGACACATCAAATGTCACACAAGATGTCCACAAAGAAGAAGGACAATGATGATCTCTGA